The sequence GAAGCTCACGTCGGTGTCAACGAAGAGCTCGGCGAACAGCGCCAGCTTTCCACGGAAGGGAACGACCGTGACCTGGGGCGCTGCGACCCACTGGATCTGCCCGAGCTGATCCTTCGTCAGATCGCCCTTGGTCAGGTTGACCCTGGTCAGCTGGCACGCCTTCGTGAACGGCTGGGCATCGCAGTTACGCCCGTCGATCGCGACGCGCTGGAGCTCGTCCGTCAGCCCGGCGTTGTACTGAAACCCGTACCCGCCCCAGGCGCCGAAGCCGAGCCAGTCCGTGAAGTGGTAGGTGAGCCGCAGGCCCGGCATGATCGTCCGCCGGTACTCGTCCAGCAGCGTGAACGATGCGCCTGGAGCCACCTCGAACCGCCCGGCACGGTGGAGCCGGAGCTGCCGCACGGCCGGCGCGCCGGCTAGAGGGCCCGTGAGCTGAATCTCCTGCGCCTCCGCGGGCGCAGCCGTCATCAGAAGTGCACAGCCGGTAAGCCCTGCCACCACAGTGCAGAGGCTTTGGACGAATCGACGCATCATGCCTGTCCCCGTCTTTGGCTGAATCATCCTATGTCTCGCGCTCGGCGTCTGCGCGTCCCCACGTCCAAAGTCTTCACTTCGGCAGCCGGTATTCCCAGGAGAACGGCAGGAAGACCGACAGCCCGACCTGCGCCTGTACGTTGTTGGTGAAGCTCTTCCCCTCGGCGAGCCAGGTGCTCTTGTCCTGAGGGTTCGCCGCGACGCTGGGGTTCTCGAGCTCGTCGAAGAAGATGTAGTCGCTGACCTCGAACATCGCCGCAAACCAGCGGTTGAAGAAGATGCGGAGGCCACCGCCGACGTGGAAGGAGAGCTTCGGCTTCCAGTCGAAGGTGCGGTTGTCGGGATCGACGACGGCCATGGGCCTCGTCGAGATCGCGCCGACACCGCCCAGTACGAAGAAGTCGTAGTGGAAGATGAAGTCGCTGAACCCGGCGAACTTGCCGTACGCGGGGACGTACGTGAAGTTCGCATTCGCGTTCCACTGATACTCGGTGATCGGCTCGCCGATACGCGCCGCCCTGCTCGTCTGGAAGTTGAAGTCCGACGGCGTGTTGAGCGCACCGTACCAGTTGCCGTTGACCCCGATCGCGAGGACGTTGGTGAGGTACCAGTTGACCGCGAGCCCCGGCCCGTTGTGGCCGACGAACTGGTCGTTCATCGTCAGCCCGAAGTACGGGTTCACCTCGAAGCGGTGGTAGCGCAGCGCGTAGATCTGCTGCACCGCGTAGGTCTCGTTCTTGAGATCCTTCGCGGCCTCCTTCTCCAAATTGATCGTGGGACACGCCGTCGGGTCGATCTTACAGATGTCCCCAAGCCCCGTTTCCTCGCCGCCATCGGTCGGGGCCGCGGGCGCCTCCACCGGCTCCGTGCCCTCGGCAGGAGTCTCTGGCTCGTCGAGGTTGATTTCCTTGGGTTGCCCTTTTGGCTGAGCCGACGCCGTAAGCGGCACCGCGACGAGCGCAGCCGCAACGAGAAGCCCCACGCGAGCCTGGTTCATCGCCATCCCTTCCAAAGTCCGTGCGATGCGAGCGATCGCGATCGATCGCCCAGGTAGTACAGCTTCCTAACTACTCGAATTCATTAAATAATTCGGTCAACCGCCAAGCCCGACGGACTATATCACGCCGAAAATAAAAGGATCAACAACCAAATCCTTTTGCCACGGACGACCGGCGGCGTCGCAGAGGGGGCGCGCCGGGTGGATTCGCGGCGAGCGGCAGACTCGCTGCACAATCACCGCGGGCTCGGATCGCCGGTGTGCTTGCGCCGAGGGCGCGACGATCGTGACGCCTGACGGGTTCAGCGGCAGAGGCGCGGCGTGCTGAGACATCGGAGCCATCGCCCGTTGGTTGGACCGGTGTCGAGCCGCGCGATTGGGTGGTGAGGAGAGATCGAGCGCCGCCGGCGCTCACGCCGCGGGGCGCGTCAGGCGGCCGCGTCTTCGGAGCCGCTGGCGCGGCCGAGCATCGCCTCGACGAACTCGTCGGGCTCGAACTCGCGGAGGTCTTCCGCGCGCTCGCCGATGCCGACGTACCGGACGGGCAGCCCGTGCTCGGCGCAGATGCCGAGGATGACGCCGCCCTTGGCGGTGCCGTCGAGCTTCGTCAGCACGATGCCGGTGATGGGCAGCGCCTCCTTGAAGAGCGCGGCCTGCTGCATGGCGTTCTGGCCGTTCGTGGCGTCGAGCACGAGCAGCGTCTCGTGAGGCGCGCCCTCGAGCGCCTTGTTCATGGTGCGCGCGACCCGGGACAGCTCCTCCATGAGGTTCGTCTTCGTGTGCAGCCTGCCGGCGGTGTCGGCGAGCACCACGTCGGCGCCGGTGTCCTTCGCCTTCTGGATCGCGTCGAAGATCACCGCGCCGGGGTTCGCGCCGTCCTTGCCGCGCACGACCTCGCAGCCGACGCGCTTGCCCCAGACGTTGAGCTGCTGCACCGCCGCCGCCCGGAACGTGTCGCCCGCGGCGAGCACCACCGTCCGGCCTTCGGCCTTGAGCTGCGTCGCGAGCTTGCCGATCGTGGTCGTCTTTCCCACGCCGTTCACGCCGACCACCATCACCACGGTGGGCTGCGCCTTCAGCGGCAGCCCGCCGCCGGCGCCGACGCGCAGGATCCGCTTCGCGTGCTCCCGCAGCGCGTCCCAGACCTTGTCGGTGTCGGCGAGCTCGTTCCTGCTGAGCGCCGATCGGATCTCGTCGAGGAGGAGCTCTGTCGTCTTCACGCCGACGTCCGAGGTGAGCAGCACCTCTTCGATCTGCTCGACGACGTTGGGATCGATCTCCTTCTTGCCGGCGAACAGCGCCTTGAGCCGGCCGAAGAAGCCCTCGCTCTCCCGCACCTTCGTGAGGCCTTTGCGGAGCCCCTCGATGTCTCGCTTGCGCGCGGCCGGAGGCGCGGTCTCCCGCGCCGGCCTGGCGGCGGGCTTGGCGGCCGGCGCCTCGATCGCGGGCGCGACGGGCGCCTCCGCGACCGCGGGCTCCGGCGCCGCCGGCTCGATGGCGGCCGGCGGCGCGACGGGCGCGGGCACCGCCGCGGGCGGCTCCTCCTGCGGCGCGGGCTCCTTCGCCTTCGCGGGAGGAGCTTCCTCCGCCGGAGGCTTCTTCGGGGCACGCGGCTTCTCGGTCGGCTTGTCCGCCGGCTTCTCGGAGGGCTGCTTCGCCTTCTCCTGGAGCTTCTTCGGTTCGGGGGGCGCTGCGATCTCCGGTGGCGGCGCCTTCTTCGTGACGAAGTAGACGATCGCCGCCACCACGACGAGGCCGACGATAATTAGGGCGATTTCCACGTTGGCGTTCTCCGGCGAGGGAGCCGACTATATGGGACGCACCCCATACGTCAACGTGCGGTCGCGCGGGGGCGCGATCCGGCCAGCGAAACGGCAGATCGACGCGGCGGCGGGGCCGGCGCTGCGCGGGCCCCGTGTACCTGGCTCACGGGGCGAGCGGCGAGGCGCCCGGCTTGGGCTCCGACGCCCCGAGGTCCTGCTCGATCCGCTCGTCGACGGGATCGGGGCCGAAGGCGGCGTGCTCGATCCGGCTCGCCCAGAGCTCGACCTCGCGCTGCTGAACCCTGCTCGCCGCGCGGCGCACGTGCCCGGGCGTCGGCTCGGGCGGCCCCTCGAAGGGAGCTCCCTGGCGCCGCGCCCAGCGGACGAGGCGGTCGAGGACGGCGCGGCGCCGCGTGACCAGCGCGATGCCCAGCTTGCTCGGCGACGGGAGCGCCTGCTCATGGCTGCTGTGCATCGGCGCGCGGACCACGAGCCTCGCGTCGCTCCGGTACGGCGCCTCGATCGAGAACTCGCCGACGTCGTCGGTCAGCGCGCGGGCGATGACGCCGCTGCCGTCGAAGGCGGGCACGACGATCACGAGCTCGGCGCGCGCGATGGGCGTGCCGTCGTGCGCGTCGGCGACGGCGCCACGCCAGCCGGTCGCGCCCTCGAGCGGTCCCATGACACGCACGCCGGCGCGGCCGGGCGGCGCGACGGGCCGCTCGTCGCCCGCGCGCGCCGTCGCGGCGCGCTTCGGCGCCCGCCGCCAGCCGCCGAGCACCCAGCCCGCGATGACGAGGACGGCGGCGCCGAGCGCGATCTGTCGCCACGCGCCGGGGCCCGCGACGGGCACGTCGATCGCGAGCTCCGCGCCGGGGATCCACCACGGAGAGGCGGGCACGTAGCGGAGCGAGATCGGGACCGTACCCGCTCGCTCGGCGGTGAACGCGGCGATCACCCGCGCCTTGCCGCCGGACACGGTCGCCGCTCCGACGGGCTCACCCGCGCGCAGCGCCTCGACGACGCCGCCCTCGACCGGGCCA is a genomic window of Sorangium aterium containing:
- a CDS encoding outer membrane beta-barrel domain-containing protein translates to MGLLVAAALVAVPLTASAQPKGQPKEINLDEPETPAEGTEPVEAPAAPTDGGEETGLGDICKIDPTACPTINLEKEAAKDLKNETYAVQQIYALRYHRFEVNPYFGLTMNDQFVGHNGPGLAVNWYLTNVLAIGVNGNWYGALNTPSDFNFQTSRAARIGEPITEYQWNANANFTYVPAYGKFAGFSDFIFHYDFFVLGGVGAISTRPMAVVDPDNRTFDWKPKLSFHVGGGLRIFFNRWFAAMFEVSDYIFFDELENPSVAANPQDKSTWLAEGKSFTNNVQAQVGLSVFLPFSWEYRLPK
- the ftsY gene encoding signal recognition particle-docking protein FtsY; amino-acid sequence: MEIALIIVGLVVVAAIVYFVTKKAPPPEIAAPPEPKKLQEKAKQPSEKPADKPTEKPRAPKKPPAEEAPPAKAKEPAPQEEPPAAVPAPVAPPAAIEPAAPEPAVAEAPVAPAIEAPAAKPAARPARETAPPAARKRDIEGLRKGLTKVRESEGFFGRLKALFAGKKEIDPNVVEQIEEVLLTSDVGVKTTELLLDEIRSALSRNELADTDKVWDALREHAKRILRVGAGGGLPLKAQPTVVMVVGVNGVGKTTTIGKLATQLKAEGRTVVLAAGDTFRAAAVQQLNVWGKRVGCEVVRGKDGANPGAVIFDAIQKAKDTGADVVLADTAGRLHTKTNLMEELSRVARTMNKALEGAPHETLLVLDATNGQNAMQQAALFKEALPITGIVLTKLDGTAKGGVILGICAEHGLPVRYVGIGERAEDLREFEPDEFVEAMLGRASGSEDAAA